The genomic DNA tgcccaccagcCTGCCCCGGCTCCTGCCAGCCCTCGTGCGGCAGCTGCTCCCCCTGCCAGGAGGGCTGCGGTGtgtctgtctgctgcaagccTGTGTGCTGCACCCCcgtctgctgcaagcccgtgtgctgcacccccgtctgctgcaagcccgtctGTTGCACCCCCGTCTGCTACAAGCCCGTGTGCTGTGAGtcctccccctgctgccagcaGTCTAGCTGCCAGCCCTCTTGCTGCAGCTCTTCCCCCTGCCAGGAAGAcagctgtgtgtctgtctgctgcaagcccgtgtgctgcacccctgtctgctgcaagccctTGTGCTGTGAGtcctccccctgctgccagcaGTCTAGCTGCCAGCCGTCCTGCTgcagctcctccccctgccaggaggacagctgtgtgtctgtctgctgcaagcccgtgtgctgcacccctgtctgctgcaagcccgtgtgctgcacccctgtctgctgcaagcccgtgtgctgtaaggcctccccctgctgccagcaGTCTAGCTGCCAGCCCTCCTGCTGCAGCTCTTCCCCCTGCCAGGAAGACAGCTGTGGgtctgtctgctgcaagcccaTGTGCTGCACCCCCAtctgctgcaagcccgtgtgctgcacccctgtctgctgcaagccctTGTGCTGTGAGtcctccccctgctgccagcaGTCTAGCTGCCAGCCGTCCTGCTgcagctcctccccctgccaggaggacagctgtgtgtctgtctgctgcaagcccgtgtgctgcACCCCCGTCTGCTGCAAGCCTGTGTGCTGCACCCCTGTCTGCTGCACCCCGGTCTGCTGTGAGACCTCCCCCTGCTGCCAACAGTCTAGCTGCCAGTCCTCCTGCTgcagctcctccccctgccaggaAGACAGCTGTGGgtctgtctgctgcaagcccaTGTGCTGCACCCCCATCTGCTGCAAGCCCGTCTGCTGCACCCCCATCTGCTGCAAGCCTGTCTGCTGCCAGgcctccccctgctgccagcccagcccctgcagaCCCTCCTCCTGCGTGTCCCTCCTCTGCCGCCCCTTGTGCCGGCCCGCCTGCtgcgcctccccctccccctgccagcccAGCTGTCGCCCCCAGGCCTCCAGTGTGTCCCTGCTGTGCCGCCCCGTGTGCTCCCGCCAGGCCTGCCGCCGCCCCGCCTGCAGCTGAGCAGCCTGAACTGCCCCGGGAGCTGCCAtctcagctgctgagccccccgTCCCCCAACCCCGGGACCCCCTGCCCCCGGTGGACATGCGGCTGCTGCCAACTGGGAACCTGAACAGGCCGCCCGCCCCTCTCTGGGGAGACGGCCCGCAGCCCTCAGCAGGGGCGACCTGCGGCCCCGAGGCCCTCGTCTGCAGGAGCCGTGGCTTGTAATCCGCGTGACTAAGGCCAATTACTGTGATCAATAAAGCGTTTGTGTCGTGAAGTAGAGACGGGCGTatgtctgtccctcctcctccgaGCCCGGAGAGCCCTGGGTTGGAGCCGTGGCTGCTGGGGGGAGCCGCAAACAGTGACGACACAGTCTCACGTCCAAGCTCAAAGCCCCTGAGAGACGAGGTCTGAATGCGGATGTCGCCTGCACGCACCTGGCCCTtcccctcccaggacccccccacacccacactcacacccacacccacacccacacccacccacgGTGCGGAGCCCTCCCAGCCTGGGCCCGGGAGGTGAGCAGGGCCACAGAAGGCCCGCACCCTGAGTGGCCTTCGGGCTCCGGCCCACCCGGCCCCCTGCCCGTGCAGGTGAAAGGGAGCTGCAGGACCCTAACTGGTGGGACCCCGAGGGTCAGTACCCAGCACCGTGCTGACTCCCCTGGGGAGGGGTCCCCACACAGAGGAGCGGCCGCTTGCTGGGTGGGCACAAGGGCTGGCGCTCTGAGCCCCGCAAATCCCTGTAGACCCCGAGAGGGGTGCAGGGTGGGTCAGGCATCATCCACTCTACTCAAAGCTTCGAGGCCTGATTAAGGAGATGGGGGCAAAAAGGTGCCTTGTGGACAAACCCTCGGGACAGCGGGGGAGGACGGGCCTGTAGTCTCAGGGGACCACAGCGCTGGGGGGCCAGGCGGGCACCAGGCAGACCAACCAGGCCGGCATCAGGCCCCCCTTATGTCTTGTACCAGGAACAGGGGGGAGAGGCCCGGGGGCAGAAGAGCAGAGGCGCGGCAGGCGGGAGAGGACAGGCGCCCCCTCAGAGGCTGGCTCCCCTGGCCCCAGGCGGGCTCTACCCCGGGGGAGGACCCAGAGCCAAGGGGCCTCGAAAGGGAAAGGGGCTGGGCTCTTAAACCCCTCAGTTCGCCTGAATTGATTCAAAACCTGTGCCCGttacttgtttatttaaatttcatgaaaACCAGACCATCTGCACAGATAAAGGCGGAGACCCGGGTGGATCTCAAAGGGCATGAGGTTGACTCCCCAGGAAGTCAACCTCCCAGCAACCCACAGCCCACAACAGCGCCAAAATAGTGCGTGGGAGGGTCAGGTGGGGCCCTGCGGGAGgcacccctgccctgggctggcGGCTTGACGCAGGGGCCACCTGACGGTTCCTGCAGGAGGCTCAGGTACCCTGCAAAGGCCTGGCCAGCCTGCCTGTGGCCAACGACCCCTGGCCGGGGCATCTACACGGTCAGCAGGACTGCTCTCAGATGGGGCGTCTACACGGCCAGCCAGATGGCTCCCAGATGGGGCGTGCACATGGTCAGTCTGGCTGCTCCCAGACAGGGTGTCTACACAGCTATCCCAGCTGCTCCCAGACAGGGCATCTACACACCGAGCCTGGCTGCTCTCAGATGGGCTGTCTACACAGCCAGGCCGGCTCACAGAGGAGGCGTCTACATGGCCAGCACGGCTGCTCCCAGAGGGAGTGTCTACACGGTCTGCCCCACAGCTCCCAGACGGGGCGTCTACACGACCAGCCAGCCCCCGTTGCCCAAGGAGAGAATGCGATGGAGGTGTCGGCCTCCGGGTCGCGTGTTCTGCTGCAGCGATGCGGCTCAGCGCTCCcagcccccactcccccaccctccgagctccccactgcccccaccctccgAGCCCCCATCTCCCCCCTCCgagccccacacccccaccctccgagccccacacccccaccctccgagcccccacacccccaccctccgaGCCTCCACGCCCCCACCCTCCGagctccccactgcccccaccctccgAGCCCCCATCTCCCCCCTCCgagccccacacccccaccctccgagcccccacacccccaccctccgagcccccacacccccaccctccgaGCCCCCATCTCCCCCCTCCgagccccccaccgcccccaccctccgagcccccaccgcccccactcTCCGagcccccatccccccaccctccgaGCCCCCATCTCCCCCCTCCgagccccacacccccaccctccgaGCCTCCACGCCCCCACCCTCCgagcccccaccgcccccactcTCTGAGCCCCCATACCCCCACCCTCCgagccctcacccccaccctctgagACTTTACACCCCCAGCCTCAaagcccccaccgcccccaccctccgagccccccagcccccaccccgaccccaggGAGCCCCTCTGCGGGCGGCGGCCTGGTGCACCCGGGAGCAGCGCggtccccctcccacccctcaagGGCATCCCCGGGGCGGGGCCTTCGCGCTGCCTGTGGCGGgccgggggcgcccggggggaggggccccggcTGGACACGCGGTGGGGCTCTCGGGCCGGGGCTGCAGGAGGGAGCCCCGCAGGCGCCCCGGCCCGACCCTCACATGCTCGAGACCCGAGGCCTGGGGGTGCCGGGCGCTCCCAGAACCGTGGGTGCGCGGTCCCGGCGCGGTCAGGACCCCGCGGGTGCTCCCCGGGGACCACGTCCTGGTTCAggcgccccccctgccccccccccccccccgctgacCCCGGCTCCCCTGGCGCTGCCCTGCCCTCGTGTGTTCCCGgcggcccgcgccccggcccgggGAGTCAGCCCGAGGGTGTCCGCGGTCCCCCGCAAGGGGCGCAGGCGCATCGGGGCAGGGCCGGTTGGCGGGTCGGGGGTCCCCACCCCGAGCCACGCGGGCCCCACGCGGGAGCGCGGACGGCGGGCGTCGAGGCTGGCGACGCAGGGGCTGAGTCTGCGCGGGGGCCACGGGGACGCACGCACCGGCGCTGCGGGAGCACCGACCCCGGCGGACGCTCAGGTCCCGGCGGCCGCGCTCTGGGGGGCCCGGTCCTTGCGGAGCGCCCGCACACCTGTCCCCCGGCCCCCGGGCGCAGCGCCGTCCCCGcgcggggctccctgctccgtgctccctgcaccctgcaccctgctcggggctccctgctcggtgctCCCTGCGCGGGGCTCCCTGAACCCTGCTCagtgctccctgctccctgcgcAGGACTCCCTGCTCGGCGCTCCCTGCTGGGTACTCTCTGCACCCTGCTGGATGCTCCA from Canis aureus isolate CA01 chromosome 30, VMU_Caureus_v.1.0, whole genome shotgun sequence includes the following:
- the LOC144301542 gene encoding uncharacterized protein LOC144301542; its protein translation is MAASTLSVCSSDLSYGGRVCLPGSGDSCPDPSWQVDDCPESYCEPPCCAPASCLTLLCTPASCGSSPCPPACPGSCQPSCGSCSPCQEGCGVSVCCKPVCCTPSSPCCQQSSCQPSCCSSSPCQEDSCVSVCCKPVCCTPVCCKPLCCESSPCCQQSSCQPSCCSSSPCQEDSCVSVCCKPVCCTPVCCKPVCCTPVCCKPVCCKASPCCQQSSCQPSCCSSSPCQEDSCGSVCCKPMCCTPICCKPVCCTPVCCKPLCCESSPCCQQSSCQPSCCSSSPCQEDSCVSVCCKPVCCTPVCCKPTSPCCQQSSCQSSCCSSSPCQEDSCGSVCCKPMCCTPICCKPVCCTPICCKPVCCQASPCCQPSPCRPSSCVSLLCRPLCRPACCASPSPCQPSCRPQASSVSLLCRPVCSRQACRRPACS